In Microbacterium pumilum, the following proteins share a genomic window:
- a CDS encoding LacI family DNA-binding transcriptional regulator encodes MSTRRATISDVAREAGVSPSTASVVFSGKTPVSDATRARVLEAASALGYTGPDPRAASLRRGRSGIVGVVFEEHLGTAFLDPVKTQMMDGLADAMAPLGAGLLLLRDRESVGTGATLMTAPLDAAVLVGCSGLLRESLDAVKARGIPVVVVEGDAGVGIPRIGLDNREAQRQAARHLRAHGHTRVAVAALPVRAGWTRGWIPDDADVTIDVTRERLQGARDVYPDAAAYAAAGSFIDEGLAAGREIFADAANRPTAVIAQSDLLAAGVIRAAEEAGLRVPEDVSITGFDGIVVDGLAPYELTTLVQPAADKGRAAGLAVTAMLDGGEAASITFTCVFRKGNTTAEAPLALSVEPGANGTAARPR; translated from the coding sequence ATGAGCACGCGCCGAGCCACCATCTCCGACGTCGCCCGCGAGGCCGGAGTCTCGCCGTCCACGGCTTCAGTCGTCTTCAGCGGCAAGACGCCGGTGTCGGACGCGACCCGTGCCCGCGTGCTCGAGGCCGCGTCGGCGCTCGGCTACACCGGGCCCGATCCCCGTGCCGCATCGCTGCGCCGCGGGCGCTCGGGCATCGTCGGCGTGGTCTTCGAAGAGCACCTCGGCACGGCATTCCTCGACCCGGTGAAGACCCAGATGATGGACGGACTCGCCGACGCCATGGCGCCGCTGGGCGCCGGCCTCCTGCTGCTGCGCGATCGGGAGTCGGTGGGCACCGGAGCAACCCTGATGACGGCGCCACTCGACGCCGCGGTGCTCGTGGGCTGCAGCGGACTCCTTCGCGAGTCGCTCGATGCGGTCAAAGCGCGCGGCATCCCGGTCGTCGTCGTCGAGGGGGATGCGGGAGTCGGCATCCCGCGCATCGGACTCGACAATCGCGAGGCGCAGCGCCAGGCCGCCCGCCACCTGCGCGCCCACGGACACACCAGGGTCGCGGTGGCGGCTCTCCCCGTCCGAGCAGGGTGGACTCGCGGGTGGATCCCCGACGACGCCGACGTCACGATCGACGTCACCCGCGAGCGCCTGCAGGGTGCCCGAGATGTGTACCCGGATGCCGCGGCCTACGCCGCGGCGGGCAGCTTCATCGACGAAGGCCTGGCTGCCGGACGAGAGATCTTCGCCGATGCGGCGAACCGCCCGACCGCTGTGATCGCACAGAGCGACCTGCTCGCCGCGGGGGTCATCCGCGCCGCTGAGGAGGCGGGTCTGCGCGTGCCGGAGGACGTCAGCATCACGGGATTCGACGGGATCGTCGTCGACGGGCTCGCGCCCTACGAGCTCACCACGCTGGTGCAGCCCGCGGCCGACAAGGGTCGCGCGGCGGGGCTCGCGGTCACCGCGATGCTGGACGGCGGGGAAGCGGCATCCATCACGTTCACATGCGTGTTCCGCAAGGGCAACACCACGGCGGAGGCGCCGCTCGCGCTCTCGGTCGAGCCCGGCGCGAACGGGACCGCTGCGCGCCCCCGTTAG
- a CDS encoding MFS transporter has product MELELTRPQLVRWRSAVFAIFFASGLSIATWASRVPAIKHTLGVDNIQIGLMLLGAGIASIVGLSLAPIVLARFGARSGMLTAMLVFAVGVAIIGMGTDIAESYVVVVGGLILFGLGNGALDVMMNIEGAAIEKQSDKTILPLFHAFFSFGTVVGAGIGALAAWWGVGVVVHCSIIAVAIVLMAFVTHAMVPAREITMDPDEGEKRHWRERLHTSLSAWREPRTYALGVIMLGMAFAEGGANDWLALGMVEGHDTTAAVGALGLAVFSVSMTVVRVFGGPLVDRFGRVATLRVLAGLATAGLLLFILAPNTPLVFIGAALWGAGVSLGFPLGMSAAADDPAKAAARVSAAATIGYISFLCGPPILGFVSEHIGLLNTLYILVALAIASGLASGAARPIAGSTVGAGHRAEHR; this is encoded by the coding sequence ATGGAACTCGAGCTCACGCGACCGCAGCTGGTGCGCTGGCGCTCCGCCGTTTTCGCGATCTTCTTCGCGAGCGGCCTGTCGATCGCAACGTGGGCATCCCGTGTGCCGGCCATCAAGCACACGCTCGGAGTCGACAACATCCAGATCGGGCTCATGCTGCTCGGCGCCGGCATCGCATCGATCGTCGGACTGTCACTCGCGCCGATCGTCCTCGCCCGCTTCGGGGCGCGCAGCGGGATGCTGACCGCCATGCTCGTCTTCGCCGTCGGGGTCGCGATCATCGGCATGGGCACGGACATCGCCGAATCGTATGTGGTCGTCGTCGGCGGCCTGATCCTGTTCGGTCTCGGCAACGGAGCACTCGACGTCATGATGAACATCGAGGGCGCGGCGATCGAGAAGCAGAGCGACAAGACGATCCTGCCGCTGTTCCACGCCTTCTTCAGCTTCGGCACCGTGGTGGGTGCCGGGATCGGCGCCCTCGCCGCATGGTGGGGCGTCGGCGTTGTCGTGCACTGCTCGATCATCGCCGTCGCGATCGTGCTCATGGCGTTCGTGACGCACGCCATGGTGCCGGCGCGAGAGATCACGATGGATCCCGACGAAGGCGAGAAGCGCCACTGGCGTGAACGCCTGCACACGTCGCTGTCGGCATGGCGCGAACCGCGCACGTATGCGCTCGGAGTCATCATGCTCGGCATGGCCTTCGCCGAAGGCGGGGCGAACGACTGGCTTGCTCTCGGCATGGTCGAGGGCCACGACACGACGGCCGCGGTCGGTGCGCTCGGTCTGGCCGTCTTCTCCGTGAGCATGACGGTGGTGCGCGTGTTCGGTGGACCGCTCGTCGACCGGTTCGGCCGCGTCGCCACCCTCCGCGTGCTCGCCGGGCTCGCGACGGCCGGCCTGCTGCTCTTCATCCTTGCTCCGAACACGCCGCTCGTCTTCATCGGCGCGGCGCTGTGGGGTGCGGGCGTCTCGCTCGGCTTCCCGCTCGGGATGTCCGCCGCCGCGGACGATCCGGCGAAGGCCGCCGCACGGGTGAGCGCCGCCGCCACGATCGGCTACATCTCGTTCCTGTGCGGACCGCCGATCCTCGGGTTCGTGAGCGAGCACATCGGACTGCTCAACACGCTCTACATCCTCGTCGCGCTCGCGATCGCGTCGGGTCTCGCCTCCGGCGCAGCCCGGCCGATCGCCGGCTCGACCGTCGGCGCCGGACACCGCGCCGAGCACCGCTGA